A genomic region of Bacteroidales bacterium contains the following coding sequences:
- a CDS encoding T9SS type A sorting domain-containing protein, translating into MKNLLGILFVVLASNAFAQFPPPANFQFSYEYIMCNESGECAGQWLYGPTYCSHWTWDSPSANSTVANLENYKLYYFDFLSRDTIVLATPVETYFDMEIGIMGEMWVTAIYSNPVGESEPSEIIVNEDLPISIDENPGMDKIVVYYDNSLQEIRIENADAVSEIIIYDVKGQLVQSQRSAKSSISVELLSRGLYVVEIFFGNQEVVRRKIVK; encoded by the coding sequence ATGAAAAACTTATTAGGAATTTTATTCGTCGTCCTGGCCTCCAATGCCTTTGCGCAGTTTCCTCCACCCGCCAATTTTCAATTTAGTTATGAATACATCATGTGCAACGAATCCGGCGAATGTGCCGGACAGTGGCTCTACGGGCCAACCTATTGCTCGCATTGGACCTGGGATTCCCCGAGCGCAAATTCAACCGTTGCTAACTTAGAAAACTACAAGCTATATTATTTCGATTTCTTATCGAGGGATACCATCGTACTAGCTACTCCGGTTGAAACGTATTTTGATATGGAAATAGGAATAATGGGCGAAATGTGGGTAACCGCTATTTATTCAAATCCCGTCGGCGAATCGGAACCATCGGAAATTATCGTCAACGAGGATTTGCCCATTTCAATTGACGAAAATCCAGGGATGGATAAGATTGTGGTGTATTATGATAATAGTTTGCAAGAAATTAGAATCGAAAATGCTGACGCGGTTTCCGAAATCATTATTTATGATGTGAAGGGGCAGTTGGTTCAATCCCAAAGGTCAGCAAAAAGTAGCATCAGCGTTGAGCTGCTATCCAGAGGGCTTTACGTAGTCGAAATATTTTTTGGTAATCAGGAAGTGGTGCGGCGGAAAATTGTAAAGTAG